The nucleotide window CTGCTGGTCTTCTGCTTTTGTTTACCCAAACATCAAGCTCACTTTTATTATATGCCCTTGcccttcaaaataaataaatgagccATTTGTAttgttgaaattaataaatcatgtaATATCATGAAAATacttagtatatatatatatatcatgcaaCTAAATTAGGGCCAGAAagcccaaacaaaaaaaaaagtgcatttAGTGTTAAATGGGGGAAAATCATAGTTTTCGATTAAGAttgattgtatatttttattttcaaaaagacTATGTATATATAAGCTAAATTAAtcaccaaaaattaaatttttgaatttttagtttACTTATCTTCTTGAAACAATGAATGCATTATAATTTATTGTGATGTcccaaattaattcaaatttcttttgaaatttaatttcaaaaatactaactaaaattttaatataattaattaacaagtttttaaaaatttttattaaaaaatattcttattCAAACAATTCCCATTTGCTTAAAAAACTTAGAATACCCTCTAATTCCCAAATGGTTCTACTTCAATTGATGCTAATAATTAATAACACCAACAATACCAAACATGCAAATTTCTCTCTAACCAACTAACACTCACCAAATACATCCTAACACATTAATAAACAAACTCTTAACATGTACACACATACATCTAAATCAAATtcaaagtaaattaaaaaattaacaaagttaattaataaattaactaattaattaacattaccCAAATCCCCTATGAGCATAGAAAGGCAAGTTAGAGAGAGCAGTGTCATCAACATCAAAGACCCAAACCTCCTTTCCATCACCTCCAAGCTTCAACCCTCTTGCATACTTCTCTGCCTCTCTGACCACCATCGCCAAGTCCTCGCCGTATCGCTTACCGATCATATACTGCCCGACGAAGCTCTCACAACCCCGTGGCACGGTCTTCCACCCTCTCACGTTGTTAGTCTCTACTCCAAGGAGCCAACTCTCACAAGAGAAGCCACCGCCATTGATAACAAGGAGATCATGTGCATGAGTTGCATGAAGTTTATTATTTGTCATCAATATTACTATTAGGTTATGGATCAACATGAAGGTGGATAGCAATGGCTTCATTGCTTCCATGCCATGCATGCCATGCACGTATGTGATCTTTAATCAAGTGTGTTAAGGAAGAGGGAGAGCATTAAGTAAGTGTTTGGTGATTAGCACTTTTGGTGtgctattagttttttttttaattgtttatatttataatcaaGTAAGGCAGTGGTTATGATTAATTAAGATTATATTTATAATCAAGTAATGGTATGGTAGGTTTATAGTTGTTGTTAGGAGGAGGGTTTCTAGATGTGCTGAGTTTTAGTTGGTTCGGATTAGCttgatcttaattaattaaccatatgggggagtgtgtgtgtgtgtgtgtgtgtgtgtgtgtgtgtgtgacttGACCTATAAGGGTAGTTATTTTTAGATAAGCTATGAGTTTCATGAGAGTATTTTGATGAGTTCTTAccacttatatttttttttctcaaatcatACATATTTAGTTTGTGACTCAAAAAGAAtaacatttattaataaaacaattttattattatttttatgaagtgaataaactataaatatattaaaaaaataaaatacatataagaacatcaaaagtaaaaacacaaAATGCAAAACATAATTCCTCCAGTGGAAGTGACTAGGATAAGAGCACATTGCGTAACCATAGATAGAGACAATGGAGAACAACATAAGACAACAAAGTTGTCACAGACTCTTGATTGAAGATGAGCCTCTTCCAGTCAACTGATGTTGAGGTGATGGAATGAAATCAGATGGTTAGGCCAATGCCTGTGATGGTAGAGTTTCTGttgaaattgattgaagatcaagtACAATTGCAGAGAGGAAGCAGTGAAGTCGCACTCAGGTGTCCCGTGTCATTTGTTAAGAAGTCGAGGGTATGTTAGTCTTTTTCTCATGTTTGAAAAGTCTGTTAAGTCAGTTGAAGAATCGGTGGGAATGTGATGGATGGTCAGGATCTGAAGATCAAGTGAGTACATAGTTTGAGGCAGGGGAAAAACAATCTCAAAGCAACAAGATTAGCCGAGAGATCGTGTGGCCAAGATCTCATCCATCATGGCAAgaggtttaagttcgaggcatttAAAGAGATGTGGATTGTGTTTGTTCCGAACGGCCGAGATTTGATGATCAAGGGCTTTGTATCAAGTTCGAGGCAAGGAAACGACTCAAGCGGTGCAAACTGAGGAACAACTCGACGCGTGTGGTGTGATCGAGCAGGTTTAGTTCAATTCGATCACCGAACTTTCACGTTGATATATTATGGGTTCTATGTAAGAATGTTTATGTTCTTTCCTAGAGAGTTGATTGATGTTTGAATTTTCCGACTCGTGAGTGTGTTttgatttgaagtttatataagaGAGTTGATGTACTTGATCTTCACTTCATATGTATGAAATTTGAGAAGCATCTGAGTTATATATGATCTGGTATCATTATTCTTTGACATGGCTTcgctttttactttttattcgGGTTTTCTTGAGTTTGCATGAATTTTTCCCGATCAAgtgtttgagtttttttcaaGTTGCTTTCTATAAGAAACTTGATCGGATAGATCTGAACTATCTATAGTGATTATCGCTGGTATCGAGTCAGTATGGTATGAGTTCGGGTTTCAGCTTGGTGATTGGTGTTTTTGCCTTGTGTCCGTGTCGAGAAGTCGAGGTTGTTGTTTGTCGTTGTTCTTGCTTCGTCACTGGTGATTCTTattgttttgttgatttgtGTGGCTGTGTGATGTGATTTGAGAAGGCTTGATGAGTAAGGAGGAAGTAAAAACCACTCAGTCAATGGCTTCAAGCTCATCATCCGCACTCAACACCGATATATCTCACACACTTCGCCTATTTTCGTGAGGAGATGGGTATGAGCATTGAGCTATAGAATGAAGACCTTTTTAGATCCCAAAGGCT belongs to Dioscorea cayenensis subsp. rotundata cultivar TDr96_F1 chromosome 17, TDr96_F1_v2_PseudoChromosome.rev07_lg8_w22 25.fasta, whole genome shotgun sequence and includes:
- the LOC120280987 gene encoding acid phosphatase 1-like, with the translated sequence MKPLLSTFMLIHNLIVILMTNNKLHATHAHDLLVINGGGFSCESWLLGVETNNVRGWKTVPRGCESFVGQYMIGKRYGEDLAMVVREAEKYARGLKLGGDGKEVWVFDVDDTALSNLPFYAHRGFGRPAVQQSLRLYKTLLSLGIKVMFLGTDFEHDRDIISANLRKVGYITWEKLLLRIPKVKLSTISYKSSERKKLQQEGYKIIGNIGDQWSDILGTPEGDRTFKLPNPMYYVN